In Arvicola amphibius chromosome 1, mArvAmp1.2, whole genome shotgun sequence, one DNA window encodes the following:
- the LOC119821786 gene encoding olfactory receptor 2D2 — protein MRQTNQTQVTEFLLLGLSDDPHTQKLLFILFLGVYLVTVLGNLLLMFLVRIDSQLHTPMYFFLCNLSLADLCFSTNIVPQALIHLLSQKKVISFRRCAAQLLLFLIFGCTQCALLAVMSYDRYVAICNPLHYPSIMTWRVCIQLAIASWTSGILVSLVDSTFTLSLPYRGSNSIAHFFCEAPALLILASTDTHTSEMAIFLMGVVILLIPVSLILVSYGHIIVTVVKMKSAAGRLKAFSTCGSHLMVVILFYGSAIITYMTPKSSKEQEKLVSVFYAMVTPMLNPLIYSLRNKDVKGALWKVATKNFSNRLRITH, from the coding sequence ATGAGACAGACAAATCAAACTCAGGTGACCGAATTTCTCCTTTTGGGACTCTCTGATGACCCCCATACTCAGAAGCTGCTATTCATCTTATTCCTGGGTGTCTATCTGGTCACTGTGCTTGGAAATCTACTTCTCATGTTTCTTGTTCGGATTGACTCTCAGCTTCACACacccatgtatttttttctgtgtaatttgTCACTGGCTGATCTCTGCTTTTCTACCAACATTGTTCCTCAGGCTCTCATCCATCTCCTTTCACAGAAAAAGGTTATTTCATTCAGACGTTGTGCGGCTcagcttcttctctttctcatttttggGTGTACTCAATGTGCCCTTTTGGCTGTGATGTCCTATGATCGGTATGTGGCTATCTGCAACCCTCTACATTACCCTAGCATCATGACATGGAGGGTTTGTATCCAACTGGCTATAGCATCATGGACTAGTGGCATTTTAGTGTCTCTGGTGGACAGTACTTTCACACTAAGTCTTCCCTATCGAGGCAGCAACAGTATTGCTCATTTCTTTTGTGAGGCCCCTGCACTGTTGATCCTGGCATCTACAGACACTCACACTTCAGAGATGGCCATTTTCCTCATGGGGGTTGTGATTCTCCTCATACCTGTCTCCCTAATTCTGGTGTCCTATGGCCACATAATAGTGACTGTGGTCAAGATGAAGTCAGCTGCAGGAAGACTCAAGGCATTTTCTACCTGTGGTTCCCACCTCATGGTTGTCATCCTTTTTTATGGGTCAGCAATTATCACCTACATGACACCAAAGTCTTCCAAAGAGCAGGAGAAACTGGTGTCTGTTTTTTATGCAATGGTGACACCTATGCTTAACCCCCTCATatacagcctgaggaacaaagATGTCAAAGGAGCTCTGTGGAAAGTAGCCACTAAGAACTTCTCAAACAGGCTTAGAATCACCCACTGA